The genomic DNA AGCAGCAGGGCTGGCAGCAGACGCCGCAGGGCCGGCCGCACCAGCAGGCCCAGCACCAGCAGCCTCACGTGCCGCAGCAGCAGGGGATGGCGCAGACACCCGGCGCAGGTGGTTCCGGCGGTGCCGCGGGGGCCCCGCCGGTCTACGGCGACCGCAGCCCGACCACGTTCCACCAGCTGGACCTCGGCCGGGTGATGCGCATCGGGCGTGCGCTGGAGAACGAACTCGTCGTCTCCGACCTCCAGGTCTCGCGCCACCACGCCGAGTTCCACGCGACCCCCGACGGCCGCTTCGAGATCCGCGATCTCGGTTCCCACAACGGCACGTACGTCAACGGTCAGCCGCTCCACAAGTCCGGCTCCGCGCTCATCGGCCCGAACGACATCGTCGGTGTCGGTCACTCGACGTTCCGTCTGGTCGGCGACCGGCTCGAGGAGTTCGTCGACACCGGTGAGGTCTCCTTCTCCGCCCGGCACCTCACGGTGACGGTCGACGGCGGGAAGCAGATCCTCAAGGACGTCTCGTTCGGCGTCCCGGAGAAGTCGCTCATCGCGGTCATCGGCCCGTCCGGTTCCGGCAAGTCCACCCTGCTCAAGGCGCTCACCGGCTACCGGCCCGCCAACCAGGGCGATGTCCTCTACGACAACCGGAACCTGTACAAGCAGTTCGCCGAGCTGCGCCAGCGCATAGGCCTGGTCCCGCAGGACGACATCCTGCACAAGGAACTCACGGTCACCAAGGCTCTCAAGTACGCGGCCAAGCTGCGCTTCCCCGCGGACACCACCGAGGCCGAGCGCCAGTCCCGGATCCACGAGGTCCTCGCCGAGCTCAAGCTCGACATCCACAAGGACAAGAAGGTCACCTCGCTCTCCGGTGGCCAGCGCAAGCGTGTCTCCGTCGCCCTCGAGCTGCTCACCAAGCCGTCGCTGATCTTCCTGGACGAGCCGACCTCAGGGCTCGACCCGGGCATGGACCGCGATGTCATGCAGCTGCTGCGCGGTCTCGCCGACGACGGCCGTACGGTCCTCGTCGTCACGCACTCGGTCGCCGAGCTGGCGATCTGCGACAAGCTGCTCGTCATGGCGCCGGGCGGTTCCGTCGCCTACTTCGGTCCGCCGGAGGAAGCGCTCAACTTCTTCGGCTACACCACCTGGGCCGACGTCTTCTCCGCGTTCGAGAACTACCGCGACTACGACTGGGCGGGCCGTTGGCGCGGCTCGCAGCACTACCAGATGTACGCCGCGGACATCGACGCCGTCGCCGCACAGTCCGTACACATGCCGCCGCCGCAGCAGATGCGTCCCCCGAAGCCGCAGGGCTGGATGACGCAGCTGTGGACGCTGATCCGCCGATACGTGTCGGTGATCGCGTCCGACAAGGGCTTCATGGGTCTGATGGTGATCCTGCCCGCGGTCCTCGGCATCGTCAGCGTGGTCATCCCCGCCGACTTCGGCCTGGCCCCTCCGAAGCCGCCGTCGAAGTTCAACGGAGACGCCGGAACAATCATGCTGATCCTCGCGGTCGGCATGTGTTTCTCGGGTGCGGCCAACTCCGTACGAGAACTGATCAAGGAACGCGTCATCTACGAACGGGAACGGGCCACCGGCCTCTCCCGCTCCGCCTATCTGATGTCCAAGGTGATCGTCCTCGGCGTGATCACGGCCATCCAGGGCGTCATCATCTGCGGCATCGGCTTCGCCACCCGCGACCTGCCCGAAGAGGGCCTGATCATGCCGCCGGCCGTCGAGCTCTGCGTCACGATCACCGCGCTGGGCTTCACCTCGATGATGTTCGGCCTGGTGATCTCCTCGCTCGTGAAGACCGCCGAGAAGACCATGCCGCTGCTGGTCATGTTCGCGATCGTCCAGGTCGTGTTCACCGGCATCCTCTTCCAGGTGTACGGATCGCCCGGCCTGGAGCAGTTCGCCTGGCTGATGCCGTCCCGCTGGGCCATCGCGGCCGCCGGGTCGACGCTCGACCTGGCGCACCTGATGCCGCCGTGGGACCAGAAGAACCCGACCGACCTCGACCCGTTGTGGGAGCACACGGCCGGTCAGTGGGGGATGAACATCGCGGTGCTGCTGTTTCTCGGCGTCATCTGCGGATTCGCGGTGGCGCGCCTGCTGCGCCGCCATGAGCCGGAGGTCATGCGCAAGTAGGGCGCCGGCACGGCGTGCGCGGCACGCACGGAACGCCGAAGGGCGGCACCCGGAATGGGGTGCCGCCCTTCGGCGTTGAGCATGACGTCTTCGGTTGATCAGTACGCGCTGTTGACGTTGTCGATCGAGCCGTACCGGTCGGCCGCGTAGTTGGCGGCGGCGGTGATGTTGGCGACCGGGTCGTAGATGTTCGTCGAGGTACCGGAGACGTGGTACGCGTTGAAGGTCGGCTGGATGACCTGCAGCAGGCCGCAGGACGGGGTGCCGTTCTGGGCGTTGATGTCCCAGCCGTTGACCGCGTTCGGGTTACCGGTGGACTCCCGCATGATGTTGCGGTGCAGGCCGTCGTACGAGCCCGGGATTCCGTGGGCCTTCATGATGTCCAGCGCCTCGGTGATCCAGCCGTTCAGGTTGTCCGCGTAGACCGGGGTGCGGGCGGCGGAGCGGCTGGCGGCCTGGGAGGACCGCTTCGCGACATCGGCCTTGGCCTTTGCGACGGCCTTCGCCTTCGCCTTGGCCTTCGCGGCAGCCTTGGCCTTCGCGGCGGCCTTCGCCTTGGCCTTGGCGGCGGCGGCATGCTTCGCCTTGACGGCGTCGGCGGCCTTCACCAGCTTCTCGGCGGTGGAGTGCTGCTCGATGATGCTGGCCTGGATGGTCTTGGCCTGCGGGAGGCCGGCGATGACCACCGGTGCGGCGGAGGAGGCCTGCGGCTCGGCAGGGGTCTCGGCGTGGGCCGGGACGAGGGAGAGCGAGAGAGCGGCACAGGCGGCGGCGGAGACACCCGCGGCGGAGAGCTTCTGGGTCTTGCTCAGACGACGAAGACGGCTGTGGATGCTGAACGTGGACATTGCAGTCGTACCTCTTCGAATTGCGGGGTCCTCACGGAGGACGAAGACGGATGCGACGGGTTCGCATCTCCGTCGGGGACGAGAGCAATTCTTAGCGGCCGCAAAATGCCGTGGCAATTATGTGACGTACGATCCGGGATAGTGGATCACGAACCCGCTCTGCTGTGACGGTCCGGGCTCATGCCGACTGATGTGGGACTTAGCTATCCACTAGTGAGCTTCGTAAGTGACGTGGGTCCTATGCGCGGCCTCACATCAGCCGTGTAACAACCTCGCCGTACGTTGCTTCAGCAATTCGGAGTGTCATGTTCCGGATCGAGGAACGGCAGGTGCACGTGGAGTCCACGGCGAAGACCGTCTGATACGCGGAACGCGGCTGGTCCCGCTCCGTATAGCCGTAACGGATCGGCCGCCCGTACCGCCGCAGCGGACCCGGCACCTCCACCGACACCCGCGCCAGGGTGCCGCTCCACTGGACCGGCCACTCCCTGCGCATCGGGCTCGCCTCCACCGCTCGGAAGCGCGGGCGCGACGGCATCGCCATCGCCGACCCGGGCGGCCGGGCCCGTCACTCCCGCTCCATGCTCGGCTACATGCAGCGCGAGGACGGCTGGGACGACAACGCCTCCGTCGGACTCACCTGAAGGGGGGCGAACCCGCTGCCGACATGTGCGGCAGTCTGAGCATCCTGATGCCGACACGATCGGTACGTAGGCCGGCCGACATATAGGTGCAGCCGCCACCGTCCCGGTGGACATCGTCGTCACGGCAGCATGGCATATTGCCCCTATATGGGCGACGATCGGTACATGGGTGACGATCGATGCGCCTGGTGTGAAGCTCCACTGCCGGAGTCGGCAGGCCCGGGTAGGCGGTATTGCCATCAGGCGCATCGGCAGGCGGCCTGGCGAGCCAGGCGTCGCTGGCAGGCTGCCGCTGAGGCACGGCAGGCGCTGGTGTTCACGGAAGCGGATCTCCTCACGCAGGTGCAGGCCGCAACCCAGCAGGCGAGCGACTCGCGCCCGGGGCAAGGAGCGGAGGGCTGCCATGTGGCCGCCGTGGCGGAGGTGCCTGCGCTGGCCGATCAGCTGGTGCGCTGTGCGGTGCTGGCGGACCGACGAACCGGGGCCAGCTGGGCGCAGATCGGTGCCGGTCTGGGCATCGGCGCGGAGGCGGCCAGACGTCGCTTCAGGCGCCTGGAGGGATCCCTGCCTGGTGCCGCTCGGGAGGGTGAGAGCATGAGGGGCCCTGCCGGCTGCGGCACTGGCACAGGCCCCGGCACGCATCTACTCGATGCCGCTGTGGACCAGTTCATGCGGGAGACAGGTGCCTGCGGGTGCCTGGTATACCTGCTGGCGCCGGGCGAGCGGGCGCTGCGGCTGGCGGTGCTGGAGGGCGTTCCCCGGCAGATCGCCGCTCACTGGACGCAGGTGCCGCTGGCGGCCCGTACCCCGGCGACCGACGCCGTGCGCGAGCGGCGCCTTGTGTGGATAGGCGGCCAGGAAGAGATGGCGCGACGCTACCCGCTTATGGCGCTCGCGCTGCCCTACCCCTTCTCGGCGGCCGCGGCCCCGATCACCACCGGCACCACCGTCTGGGGCGCCCTGGTGGGGCGGTGGCCCAGCTCGCATCCGACGCCGCTGACCCGACACGAACGCAACGCGGTCCTTACCTGCTGTCGCCGCCTGGGTCTTCTCCTGCGGCAGGCAGCCGACAGCGGCCACCCGCTGCTGCCCGGGCCCGAACCGCACATCCTGGCCCCCCTGCGTGCCCGCGCTCGCGGGCCGACCCAGGAGGCGGCGGACTTCGCCGATCGCCTGCCCGGAGGATGCTGCACCTTGGACCTTGACGGCCGGATCACCTTCATCACAACCGCCGCCGCCGACCTCCTCGGCGCCGGCGCCGTCGACCTGCTGGGCGTCCTGCCCAGGCAGGTCCTGCCATGGCTGGACGACCCAGTCGTCGAAGACCGCTACCGGGCCGCGGTACTCAGCCACGAGCCAACCTCCTTCACCGCCCTGCGCCCACCGGACCGGTGGCTGTCCTTCCACCTTTACCCGGACGTCTCCGGCATCAGCGTCCGCATCACCCCGGCCTCCCCGACCCCTGCCGCGGAGACGTCACAGGTTCTGCACCCCGTACCACTGGCTGCACCGGGCCGGTCGACCATCCACCACCACCTGATGCACCTCGCCGCCACGCTGAACGACGCCGTCGGGGTCATGGACGTGATCGACCGGATCGCTGACCTGATCCCGACCGCCTTCGAGGCGCAAGCCCTCGCTCTGATGATCGCCGAGGAGGGCCGGCTGCGGATCATCGGATACCGCGGCTACTCCGCCGCACTGATGGACCGTTTCGACGGCATCCCCCTGGCCTCGGACACCCCTGCCGTGGCTGCCCTGGCCAGCGGCGTCCCCAGCTTCTACGCCACCTTCGCGGACCTCAAGCGCGCTTATCCCCCCGCCGTCTTGCAGGACGGCAAGGCCGCCTGGGCCTTCCTGCCCCTGATCACCTCCGGCCGGGCCGTCGGCTCGCTGGTCCTCGCGTACGACCGGCCGCATCCCTTCACGCCCGAAGAACGAGCTGTCCTCACCTCGACCGCCGGGCTGATCGCCCAGGCTCTGGACCGCGGCCGCCTCTACGACGCCACTCAGGCTCTCGCCCACGGCTTGCAAGCCAGCCTGCTGCCCCACGCGCTGCCCTGCGTCCCCGGCCTGGACGTGGCCACCCGCTACCTCCCCACCGCTCAGGGCATCGATGTCGGCGGCGACTTCTACGACCTCATTCATCTCGACACCGACCTGGCCGCCGCAGCAATCGGCGACGTCCAAGGCCACAACGTGAACGCCGCCGCCCTCATGGGGCAGGTCCGCACCGCCGTCCACGCCACGGCCGGCGCATCGCCCGGCCAAGTCCTCGCCCGTACCAACCGCCTGCTCACCGACCTCGACCCCGGACTGTTCACCAGCTGCCTCTACGTCCAGCTCGACCTGGCACGCCATCGCGCCTGTCTGGCCACCGCCGGCCACCCGCCCCCACTCCTGCGCCACCCCGACCTGCACACCGAGATCATCCCGCTGACACCCGGGCTTCTGCTCGGCATCGACCCCACCGCCGAATACCCGGAGACCAACATCCCCCTGCCGCCCGGGGCCGTGCTCGCCCTGTACACGGACGGACTCGTCGAAACCCCCGGCATCGACCTCGATGACGCCACCGCCGACCTCGCCGCCCAGCTCGCACAGGCCCGGGGCCAGACCCTGGACGCCCTCGCAGACACCCTCATCCACCACGCCCAACGGTCCGCTCCTCGCAACGACGACATCGCCCTGCTCCTCATGCGCCCTCAACAACACAGCCGCTGACACCAAGGGCCACCGGGCTCGGCGGGGCTCCCTGGTGCGGAAAGACGCTGGGCGGTTCGTCAGCGCACTCGCAGGTTCCGCCGTGACCGTGCCGGCCGGCGGTCACCCCTGGATGCTGTGACCTGACCCAGGGGTTGGCCCGTGCGGCTGGGCGGCCCTTGGCCGCGAACCTACGCGCAAGTCGTGGTTTCGCTGTCTTGTCGGAACGGGTTCCGGACCCTACGGATGCGCTTCGCGGCCGGCCTGGGCGCGATTCGGCTGACGGTTCCCGCGGCCAACGGCCGGAGGGGTGCGCAGCCGTAGGCGCTCGCCCTGGGGCCCGAACATGATCAGGTACTCAACAGGCCCACCGGAGCCGGCGTTCACCACCCCATGCGGGGTGCGGGTGTCGAACTCGGCAACTTCCCCGGCAGTCAGGACGAGGTCATGGTCGCCGAGCGCGAGCCGCAGCCGCCCGTACAGGACGCACAGCCACTCGTAGCCGTCGTGCGAGACCTGCCGCGGCCGCGTGGGCGGCTCCTCCACGGCGGGCAGGACGTGCTTGTGGGCGTGCAGACCGCCGACGTACCGGGTCAGCGGCAGCACCGCCTTGTCGTCGCCGTAAAGCTGAGGCGCCGAGGTGCGGGGCCCGGCCGTGGGAGGGGGCGCGGTACCGGCCAGCTCGTCCAGGGAGACGCCGTACTCCTTCGACAGTTGCAGCACCACCTCCAGCGTGGGCTTGCGACGGCCGGTCTCGATCCGCGACAGCGTGCTCGGGGAGATGCCTGTCGCGCAGCTGACGCCGGTGAGCGTGACGCCGCGCCGCTCGCGCGCGGCCCGCAGCCGGGTGCCCATCGCCGCCAACGTGTCGGCCACATCGCCGCCCGTCACCCTGCCCACCCCTTCCGAACACGTCGCTCCATTGCCCTGTCCTGCAAGTTTGCCAGAATGGCAAGGATGATCGCGTCGGACGGTGGCCGCGTCGCATGATCGATGGGTACCTACGTCAGCTCGCGAACCCAGGAGAAGCCCCATGCAGTCCGAGCCGTCCGCCGAACTCCGCCACCGCACCGTTGAGGCTCCGGCCGGGCGCCTGCACCTGGTCGAGCAGGGCACGGGCCCGCTGGTCCTGCTCGTGCACGGCTTTCCCGAGTCCTGGTACTCCTGGCGCCGCCAGGTCCCGGCCCTCGCCGCGGCCGGTTACCGGGCGGTGGCGATCGACGTGCGGGGCTACGGCCGTTCCTCCAAGCCGGAGGCGACCGGCGCCTACCGGATGCTCGACCTGGTGGAGGACAACGTCGCCGTCGTGCGCGCCCTCCGCGAGGAGAACGCGGTGGTCGTCGGCCACGACTGGGGCTCCAACATTGCCTCCGCCTCCGCCCTGCTCCACCCCGAGGTCTTCCGCGCCGTCGGCCTGCTGAGCGTCCCCTACGCGCCGCCCGGCGGTCCCCGCCCCACCGACATCTTCGGCCGGATCGGCGGCCCCGAGCAGGAGTTCTACGTCTCCTACTTCCAGGAGCCCGGCCGCGCCGAGGCGGAGATCGAGCCCGACGTCCGGGGTTGGCTCGCGGGCTTCTACGCGGCCCTGTCCGCCGACACCATGCCCGCCCAGGGCGAACCCGACCCGCACTTCGTTGCCCGCCCCGGCGGCCGGCTGCGCGACCGCTTCCCCACGAGGGTCCTCCCGGCCTGGCTGAGCAAGGACGACCTCGACGTCTACGCCGGGGAGTTCGAGCGCACAGGGATCACCAGCGCACTCAACCGCTATCGCAACATGGACCGAGACTGGGAAGACCTCGCCCCGCACCGCGGAGCCCCGATCAAGCAGCCCGCCCTATTCATCGGCGGCGCCCTGGACGCCTCCACCACCTGGATGGCCGACGCCATCGACGCCTTTCCCACCACCCTCCCCGCTCTGACCGCCTCCCACCTCCTGGACGGCTGCGGCCACTGGATCCAGCAGGAACGCCCCGACGAGGTCAACCGCCTGCTGACCGACTGGCTCGCCACCCTCCAGGGCTGAACCAGGTGGGCCACTTGGGCAGCTCGGCGGTTCGTTCGGGGTGGGCGGCGGTGACGTAGCGCGTGGCGGTCTGCTCGATGATGCCGAACAGCCGCATCAGCTTGAGCGGGTCGGCGCTTTCGGCTGGTTCGTTGAGGATGCGGTCTTGTCTCAGGCCGCTCAGTGTCAGCCCGCGGGGAAGGGCTCCGCTCAGGGCGCCGATGCTGACGGCCGGGTGGTCGGGGTCGACCGCGCTCTTCCGGCTGACCAGCAGGTGGGGGTTGGACGAGGCCGGCCAGCGATGGCTGCGGTAGGTCGTCCAGTCGGCGGTGAGCTGGTGCAGCGGCTCCCGGAAGAAGAGGCGCTCCGCCTGTACGTACGGCTCCGCGGAGTCCGGTGCTGCCGCACCGGCGGGTCGCGGGCGCCTTCGCGCCCACCTCGCAGGCGACCGACGAGATCCGCCGAAAGTGCATCGACCTGCTGCGCGAGGCGCTGGGGATGCCCGCACCGCGCCTGGGGCGGGGAGATCCCGCCGCAGCCCGCGCCGGAGACGGCCACCCTCTCCGCCCTGGCCCGCCAACTCGGCCAGTACTCGACAGGGTCATGTCCCCGGCACAGATTCGGGTGACGGCCGTGCTCGCGCTGGAGCCGGACACCGCGGCGCGCAGCGGGGAACTGGCCGCCCCCCCACGTGCCGCGCCTCGGCCGTGAGCCGCACCCGCAAGGAACTTCGACCTAGGCCCAGCGCCCTAAGCACCCGCCGTCCACAGGCCGATACGGCGCGACCACCCCGCCGGTACGGTGAGGCCATGAGTCACAGCCCACCGTCGGGCCTCGCAGCGGTCAGTGCCGCGCTGCTCGCCATGAGCCGGCACCTCGAAATGCGTGACGTCCTGAAGACGATCGTCGCCTCGGCCCGCGACCTGCTGGACGCCGAGTACGCGGCCCTGGGCGTCCCCGACGACCACGGCGGCTTCGCCCAGTTCGTCGTCGACGGCGTCAGCGACGAGCAGTGGAAGGCCATCGGCCCGCTGCCCCGGCAGCACGGCATCCTCGCCGCGATGCTCCACGAGGCGAAGCCCCAGCGCCTCGCCGACGTCCGCGAGGACCCTCGCTTCGAGGGCTGGCCCGACGCCCACCCCGACATGTCCGATTTCCTCGGCCTGCCGATCAGGGACGGCGACGAGATCATCGGCGCCCTCTTCCTGGCCAACAAGCGATGCCCCAAGCCACAGGGCGGCTGCGGCTTCACCGCACAGGACGAGGAGCTGCTGTCGATCCTCGCCCAGCACGCGGCGATCGCCCTCACCAACGCCCGGCTGTACGAGCGCAGCCGTGAGCTCACCATCTCCGAGGAACGGTCCCGGCTCGCCCACGAGCTTCACGACGCGGTCAGCCAGAAGCTGTTCTCCCTGCGGCTGACGGCGCAGGCCGCCGCCGCTCTGGTCGACCGCGATCCGGCTCGCGCCAAGGGCGAGCTCCAGCAGGTCGCCGCGCTGGCCGCCGAGGCGGCGGACGAGCTGCGCGCCGCCGTCGTCGAGCTGCGCCCCGCCGCGCTCGACGAGGACGGTCTCGTCGCGACGCTCCGCACCCAGATCCAGGTGCTGGACCGCGCCCACACCGCCCGGGTCACCTTCGAGAGCCTCGGCGTACGGGCCATGCCCGCCGCCCAGGAGGAGGCGTTGCTCAGGGTCTCCCAGGAAGCCCTGCACAATGCGCTGCGCCACTCGGGCGCCGACCGGGTCGACGTCACGTTGGCCCGGCACGGCTCGGGCACGGTGCTGCGGATCACCGATGACGGCAGCGGATTCGAACCCGCGGCAACGCGGCAGGCCGGCCGGCATCTGGGTCTGGTGTCGATGCGGGACCGCGCGAGCGGGGTCGGCGGAAGGCTCACCGTTGAATCGGCGCCCGGCAAGGGCACCACGATCGAGATGGAGGTACCCGGTGGCTGACAAGATCATCAGGGTGCTGCTGGTCGACGACCACCAGGTGGTCCGCCGTGGTCTGCGTACGTTCCTGGAGATCCAGGACGACATAGAGGTCGTCGGCGAGGCGGCCGACGGCGCGGAGGGTGTGGCCAGGAGCGAGGAGCTGCACCCCGACGTGGTCCTGATGGACATCAAGATGCCGGGCACGGACGGCATCGAGGCGCTCCGCAAGCTCCGGGAGCTGGAGAACCCGGCCAAGGTGCTGATCGTCACCAGCTTCACCGAGCAGCGCACGGTGGTCCCTGCCCTGCGCGCGGGCGCCTCCGGCTACGTGTACAAGGACGTCGACCCGGACGCACTGGCCGGCGCCATCCGCTCGGTGTACGCGGGCCATGTCCTGCTCCAGCCGGAGGTCGCCGGAGCCCTGCTCGCCCAGGAGGACGCCGGCGGCGGTACGGGCCGGGGGAGCACTCTGACCGACCGGGAGCGGGAGGTGCTGGGCCTGATCGCCGACGGCCGTTCCAACCGTGAGATCGCCAGGGCGCTGGTCCTCTCGGAGAAGACCGTCAAGACGCACGTATCGAACATTCTGATGAAGCTGGATCTGTCGGACCGCACCCAGGCCGCCCTCTGGGCCGTCCGGCATGGGGTGGCAGGCTGATCAGGGCCGAAGCGGACCGGTTCCCTCCAGGCCGAGATTCATACTGTCGGGTGTATGTCACCCATACGGCGCATCCTGTGCGGCGCGGGAGCGTTCTCCATGGCGTGCTGCGGCGGCTGGCCGCAGCGACGCTAGGAGGATCCTGAAGTGAAGAACCTGAAGAAGGCCGCTGCCGTCACCGTGATCGCCGGTGGCATCATCGCCGCGGGCGCGGGCGCGGCCTCCGCCACCGGCCACGGGGCGGGCGCGCACGGCGCGGCGACCCACTCCCCGGGCGTGGTCAGCGGCAACGTCATCCAGGTCCCGGTCCATGTCCCGGTGAACGTGGTTGGCAACACGGTCAACGTGATCGGCCTGCTCAACCCGGCCTTCGGCAACTTCGGTCTGAACCGCTGACCAGCACAAGCCAGTTGATGCCGGACGGGCCCCACCAGGGACGCGTCCGGCATCAACCGTGCGGCGCCGCATCCCAAGTGGCGGCCCATCAACCTCAACCATCCATCCCGTTCGGCGGTCGAGGACAGAGCGGGCACCGCACGGCTCCGGTGCTCCACCCCGCGGGTCACCCCCGCTCCCGGGCCTCCACATAGGCGTTGTACGCGGCCACCTGAGCCCGCCGGGCCACTCGCTCCACCGGCCGCAACGCATCCGCCCGCGCCGCGATCTCCGATGCGCTCACCGCCCCGCCGTGCCCGTTCTCGTACGCCACCGAGATCAGCAGCCCCACCCGCTGAGCCAGCTCCAGCACCCTTACCGCCCGTGGCGGATACCCGGGAGCGAGCACCTCCCGCCCCCGCTCCGCCCGCGCCCGGTACGCGTCCACCGCGGCCTCCGCCACCGGCCCCGAGCCGGCCACGTCCAGTCGCGACAGCACCGCCGTCGCATCACGCAGGGCCTCGGCGAGCTCCCGCTCCGCCTCGCTCAGCGACGGCACATCGGCCGGCGGCGCCTCCCGCACCGGCAGACAGCGCCACACCACCTCGACGTGCAGATCCCCGGCCGGCCCCACCTCCCGGACCTCGGGCACCAGCCCGTACGGCACACCGGAGGCGATCACCGCCTCCTCCGCCTCCAACGCCCGGGCGTTGAATTCCGGCGGCCCGCTGAGCCCCAGCGGATGCCCCGGCACCGGCAGCGCGACCCGGAAGCCCGTCGCCCCCAGTCCCCGCAGCCGCCCCAGCGCGAGCGTGAGCCCGACCGGCCCCGCCTCACCGGGCAATCCCTCGACGCGGTGCACCGCGTCCTCTCCGACAATGCCGAGCGCCGCGTCGTCCGGCGACACAAGTCCGGCCAGAAGCGCGTTGCCCCATGCGGCCAGCAGCCCTGAGCGTGGTTCCGAAAGCATGGGAACAGCCTAGGGAACCGGACCTAAGAGCTGGAGCACTCCTGGGGTGGCGTAGGTTTTCCCTGGGAGCTGTGCCCACAGGCACGCGACGATCTCGAGACTGTATGGGGAGACAACGCGCTCATGAGCGATGTACTGGAGCTGGTGGACGTATCCGTGGTCCGCGACGGACGCGCTCTGGTGGACGACGTCTCCTGGTCGGTCAAGGAGGGGGAGCGCTGGGTCATCCTCGGCCCGAACGGCGCCGGCAAGACCACTCTCCTCAACATCGCGTCCAGCTACCTCTTCCCCACCAAGGGCAGCGCCAAGGTCCTCGGTGAGCAGCTCGGCGGCGTCGGCACCGACGTCTTCGATCTGCGTCCCCGGATCGGTATCGCGGGTGTCGCCATGGCCGAGAAGCTTCCCAAGCGCCAGACGGTCCTTCAGACGGTGCTCACCGCCGCGTACGGCATGACTGCCACCTGGCACGAGAACTACGACGCCGTCGACGAGGACCGCGCCCGCGCCTTCCTCGACCGGCTCGGCATGACCGAGTACCTCGACCGGAAGTTCGGAACCCTCTCCGAGGGTGAGCGCAAGCGCACGCTGATCGCCCGCGCGATGATGACCGACCCCGAGCTTCTCCTCCTCGACGAAC from Streptomyces sp. NBC_01707 includes the following:
- a CDS encoding FHA domain-containing protein, producing the protein MGRGVPELVLELNGRTWTLDPSRPYTLGRDPQGDLSIDDARVSWRHATISWGGRSWFIEDHGSTNGTYVQGQRIHQMDIGPGSAVYLGNATDGPRLSFSGSAAGADLYSGQGAGAQQAPAQQPQKGGADWPDPASQQPQQQGWQQTPQGRPHQQAQHQQPHVPQQQGMAQTPGAGGSGGAAGAPPVYGDRSPTTFHQLDLGRVMRIGRALENELVVSDLQVSRHHAEFHATPDGRFEIRDLGSHNGTYVNGQPLHKSGSALIGPNDIVGVGHSTFRLVGDRLEEFVDTGEVSFSARHLTVTVDGGKQILKDVSFGVPEKSLIAVIGPSGSGKSTLLKALTGYRPANQGDVLYDNRNLYKQFAELRQRIGLVPQDDILHKELTVTKALKYAAKLRFPADTTEAERQSRIHEVLAELKLDIHKDKKVTSLSGGQRKRVSVALELLTKPSLIFLDEPTSGLDPGMDRDVMQLLRGLADDGRTVLVVTHSVAELAICDKLLVMAPGGSVAYFGPPEEALNFFGYTTWADVFSAFENYRDYDWAGRWRGSQHYQMYAADIDAVAAQSVHMPPPQQMRPPKPQGWMTQLWTLIRRYVSVIASDKGFMGLMVILPAVLGIVSVVIPADFGLAPPKPPSKFNGDAGTIMLILAVGMCFSGAANSVRELIKERVIYERERATGLSRSAYLMSKVIVLGVITAIQGVIICGIGFATRDLPEEGLIMPPAVELCVTITALGFTSMMFGLVISSLVKTAEKTMPLLVMFAIVQVVFTGILFQVYGSPGLEQFAWLMPSRWAIAAAGSTLDLAHLMPPWDQKNPTDLDPLWEHTAGQWGMNIAVLLFLGVICGFAVARLLRRHEPEVMRK
- a CDS encoding transglycosylase SLT domain-containing protein → MSTFSIHSRLRRLSKTQKLSAAGVSAAACAALSLSLVPAHAETPAEPQASSAAPVVIAGLPQAKTIQASIIEQHSTAEKLVKAADAVKAKHAAAAKAKAKAAAKAKAAAKAKAKAKAVAKAKADVAKRSSQAASRSAARTPVYADNLNGWITEALDIMKAHGIPGSYDGLHRNIMRESTGNPNAVNGWDINAQNGTPSCGLLQVIQPTFNAYHVSGTSTNIYDPVANITAAANYAADRYGSIDNVNSAY
- a CDS encoding SpoIIE family protein phosphatase produces the protein MRGPAGCGTGTGPGTHLLDAAVDQFMRETGACGCLVYLLAPGERALRLAVLEGVPRQIAAHWTQVPLAARTPATDAVRERRLVWIGGQEEMARRYPLMALALPYPFSAAAAPITTGTTVWGALVGRWPSSHPTPLTRHERNAVLTCCRRLGLLLRQAADSGHPLLPGPEPHILAPLRARARGPTQEAADFADRLPGGCCTLDLDGRITFITTAAADLLGAGAVDLLGVLPRQVLPWLDDPVVEDRYRAAVLSHEPTSFTALRPPDRWLSFHLYPDVSGISVRITPASPTPAAETSQVLHPVPLAAPGRSTIHHHLMHLAATLNDAVGVMDVIDRIADLIPTAFEAQALALMIAEEGRLRIIGYRGYSAALMDRFDGIPLASDTPAVAALASGVPSFYATFADLKRAYPPAVLQDGKAAWAFLPLITSGRAVGSLVLAYDRPHPFTPEERAVLTSTAGLIAQALDRGRLYDATQALAHGLQASLLPHALPCVPGLDVATRYLPTAQGIDVGGDFYDLIHLDTDLAAAAIGDVQGHNVNAAALMGQVRTAVHATAGASPGQVLARTNRLLTDLDPGLFTSCLYVQLDLARHRACLATAGHPPPLLRHPDLHTEIIPLTPGLLLGIDPTAEYPETNIPLPPGAVLALYTDGLVETPGIDLDDATADLAAQLAQARGQTLDALADTLIHHAQRSAPRNDDIALLLMRPQQHSR
- a CDS encoding helix-turn-helix domain-containing protein, translated to MGTRLRAARERRGVTLTGVSCATGISPSTLSRIETGRRKPTLEVVLQLSKEYGVSLDELAGTAPPPTAGPRTSAPQLYGDDKAVLPLTRYVGGLHAHKHVLPAVEEPPTRPRQVSHDGYEWLCVLYGRLRLALGDHDLVLTAGEVAEFDTRTPHGVVNAGSGGPVEYLIMFGPQGERLRLRTPPAVGRGNRQPNRAQAGREAHP
- a CDS encoding alpha/beta fold hydrolase translates to MQSEPSAELRHRTVEAPAGRLHLVEQGTGPLVLLVHGFPESWYSWRRQVPALAAAGYRAVAIDVRGYGRSSKPEATGAYRMLDLVEDNVAVVRALREENAVVVGHDWGSNIASASALLHPEVFRAVGLLSVPYAPPGGPRPTDIFGRIGGPEQEFYVSYFQEPGRAEAEIEPDVRGWLAGFYAALSADTMPAQGEPDPHFVARPGGRLRDRFPTRVLPAWLSKDDLDVYAGEFERTGITSALNRYRNMDRDWEDLAPHRGAPIKQPALFIGGALDASTTWMADAIDAFPTTLPALTASHLLDGCGHWIQQERPDEVNRLLTDWLATLQG
- a CDS encoding GAF domain-containing sensor histidine kinase; this translates as MSHSPPSGLAAVSAALLAMSRHLEMRDVLKTIVASARDLLDAEYAALGVPDDHGGFAQFVVDGVSDEQWKAIGPLPRQHGILAAMLHEAKPQRLADVREDPRFEGWPDAHPDMSDFLGLPIRDGDEIIGALFLANKRCPKPQGGCGFTAQDEELLSILAQHAAIALTNARLYERSRELTISEERSRLAHELHDAVSQKLFSLRLTAQAAAALVDRDPARAKGELQQVAALAAEAADELRAAVVELRPAALDEDGLVATLRTQIQVLDRAHTARVTFESLGVRAMPAAQEEALLRVSQEALHNALRHSGADRVDVTLARHGSGTVLRITDDGSGFEPAATRQAGRHLGLVSMRDRASGVGGRLTVESAPGKGTTIEMEVPGG